Proteins from a single region of Acidobacteriota bacterium:
- the modA gene encoding molybdate ABC transporter substrate-binding protein: MVRESRLTLLLTVTLIFASALPIFAQEELTIAAAADLQPVMKEIASRFETNTGSKVKLVFGSSGNFFAQLQNGAPFDVFFSADLEYPKKLEAQGLTEPGSLYECAIGKIVLWVPSNSPIDVSKGLSVVADPQIRRLAIANPAHAPYGRAAKTVLGKAELWQSVSSKLVLGENISQTAQFANSGNADAAILALSLVLAPAMKGNGTYFMIPQELYPPLRQAAVVMKASAHKKSALRFVEFLESAETQSLFAENGFQRPEKAQ, from the coding sequence ATGGTGCGAGAGAGCCGGTTGACACTCCTTCTTACCGTCACATTAATCTTCGCTAGCGCATTGCCGATCTTTGCCCAGGAAGAACTGACAATCGCCGCCGCCGCCGATCTACAGCCGGTCATGAAGGAGATCGCGAGCCGCTTCGAAACGAACACCGGCAGCAAGGTGAAGCTGGTCTTCGGGTCCTCTGGAAACTTCTTTGCTCAGCTTCAGAACGGTGCTCCTTTTGATGTTTTCTTTTCTGCAGACTTGGAATATCCAAAGAAGCTGGAGGCTCAGGGGCTAACCGAGCCGGGATCGTTGTACGAGTGCGCCATAGGAAAGATTGTGCTTTGGGTTCCGAGCAATTCGCCGATCGACGTCAGCAAAGGTCTCAGTGTTGTTGCTGATCCGCAGATTCGCCGGCTTGCAATTGCCAACCCCGCACATGCTCCCTACGGTCGTGCCGCCAAAACTGTGCTTGGCAAAGCTGAGCTGTGGCAAAGCGTTTCCTCCAAACTCGTGCTTGGGGAAAACATCTCGCAAACGGCGCAATTTGCCAATTCCGGAAACGCCGATGCCGCGATCCTCGCGCTCTCGCTCGTGCTGGCTCCGGCCATGAAAGGCAACGGCACATATTTCATGATTCCGCAGGAACTGTATCCGCCGCTTCGGCAGGCTGCGGTTGTCATGAAAGCATCTGCCCATAAGAAGTCGGCACTACGTTTTGTCGAGTTCCTCGAGAGCGCGGAAACGCAATCTCTCTTCGCTGAAAACGGATTCCAACGGCCGGAGAAGGCGCAATGA
- a CDS encoding phosphoenolpyruvate carboxylase has product MPRASKAIGPLEPLWHVRDQQQHLRELIASDPELKEAPLRRDVRNLGRILGEVIKEQAGLEVFDSVERLRNLSIQQREQGKIAEDPSLRTMDLRHAFLVVRAFAIYFELVNLAETNHRKRRRRAAQVNHSEPQAGTIAGSFRRFKAAGISLEEVIKAMRCVYAIPVFTAHPTEIARRTVLMKRERLSRLLESLDNAPLTDETAEKVAEEIAAEITALWQSDEVRRRTPTVRDEIKMGLDYYRASLIRSVPEVYENIARALNAEFQSDIGISDLPRMIAFGSWIGGDRDGNPFVTVASTEQALQLARELIFHNYGQMIRGLLVLLSSATSISKISTELGDALKHYATRFSDVHARALTYSETEAYRHFLLYVQERLARAVKSADADGAYAKPAEFIADLQLVRESLAENWGGRIAEELIDPLLIIVETFGFHLHTLDIRQHAKFHSEAIETLTARPGHDLTSTSENMRLVLDTARATGELKRRYPPEAVRSYVISGATSAQDVFNVVRLASISGVQVEGKGDDPGLMPVPLFESIQDLRACPAICRELWSSPAYARLLDSWQRRQEVMLGYSDSNKDGGMLTSLWEIYKAHRELHRVARECNVHLTIFHGRGGTVGRGGGPTHRAVVAQPVGAFSGHFKITEQGEVLNWKYAEPILAERSLELMVAASLEALVRPNGPKVGDDAQWEAAMEELSRTAFEFYRRNIAENPDVMVYFEQSTPIGELQNVKIGSRPAKRKQTRSLEDLRAIPWVFGWMQSRCLLPAWFGVGHALEQFLANPDGANTLRRMYKEFPLFSDLLENSEMGLAKADFNIARLYSTLVSDEELRARVFNILESEFLRTKKLLLQITDQPCLLQNNQILARSIRLRNPYVDPMSILQAELLRRKRAEEKSEDLDYVLGATINGIAAGLRNTG; this is encoded by the coding sequence ATGCCGCGAGCGTCCAAGGCGATAGGTCCACTAGAACCACTATGGCATGTACGGGACCAGCAGCAGCATCTGCGCGAACTGATCGCCTCCGATCCCGAGCTCAAAGAGGCTCCATTGCGCCGGGACGTGCGCAATCTCGGGCGGATCCTGGGTGAGGTGATCAAGGAGCAGGCTGGGCTGGAGGTCTTCGACTCAGTTGAGCGACTGCGGAATCTCAGCATTCAGCAGCGCGAGCAGGGAAAGATTGCGGAAGACCCATCGCTGCGCACGATGGACTTGCGCCATGCCTTCCTGGTGGTGCGGGCGTTCGCCATCTATTTCGAGCTAGTCAACCTGGCGGAGACCAACCACCGCAAACGCCGCCGGCGAGCAGCACAAGTGAATCACAGCGAGCCGCAGGCAGGCACGATCGCGGGGAGTTTCCGCCGCTTCAAAGCTGCAGGAATCAGTCTTGAGGAAGTGATCAAGGCAATGCGCTGCGTCTACGCGATCCCGGTCTTCACGGCACATCCGACCGAGATCGCGAGGCGGACGGTGCTGATGAAGCGCGAGCGATTATCAAGACTGCTCGAGAGTCTCGATAACGCGCCGCTCACCGATGAAACAGCTGAGAAGGTAGCTGAAGAAATCGCGGCCGAGATCACCGCGCTTTGGCAGAGCGACGAGGTTCGCCGTCGCACGCCGACTGTGCGTGATGAGATCAAAATGGGACTGGACTATTACCGTGCCAGCCTGATCCGCAGTGTACCGGAAGTCTACGAAAACATTGCCCGGGCACTGAACGCAGAGTTCCAGTCCGATATCGGAATTTCCGATCTGCCACGTATGATTGCCTTCGGTTCCTGGATCGGCGGCGATCGCGATGGGAATCCCTTCGTTACCGTCGCCAGCACGGAGCAGGCGCTGCAATTAGCGCGCGAATTGATTTTTCATAACTATGGACAAATGATTCGCGGTCTTCTTGTGCTCCTGAGCTCGGCCACAAGCATCAGCAAAATTTCCACCGAATTGGGAGACGCACTGAAGCACTACGCCACGCGTTTTTCCGACGTGCATGCGCGGGCTCTTACATATTCGGAGACCGAGGCCTATCGCCATTTCTTACTCTATGTACAAGAGCGCCTGGCGCGGGCGGTCAAAAGCGCCGATGCTGACGGCGCATATGCGAAACCCGCCGAGTTTATCGCGGATCTGCAATTGGTGCGCGAGAGTCTCGCCGAAAACTGGGGTGGGCGTATCGCTGAGGAGCTCATTGATCCACTGCTAATCATTGTCGAGACCTTTGGCTTTCACCTGCACACGCTCGACATTCGCCAACACGCCAAGTTCCATTCTGAAGCTATCGAGACTCTGACTGCGCGGCCCGGCCACGACTTAACATCCACCTCGGAGAATATGCGGCTTGTCCTCGACACAGCCCGAGCCACGGGAGAGCTGAAGCGTCGATATCCTCCCGAAGCAGTTCGCAGTTATGTCATCAGTGGCGCGACCTCGGCCCAGGATGTCTTTAATGTGGTTCGGCTGGCGTCGATCTCGGGAGTTCAAGTGGAAGGCAAGGGCGACGATCCGGGATTGATGCCCGTTCCGCTATTTGAGTCTATTCAGGATCTTCGCGCATGCCCCGCGATTTGTCGTGAATTGTGGAGTTCGCCTGCTTACGCTCGGCTGCTCGATTCATGGCAGCGAAGACAGGAAGTGATGCTGGGCTACTCCGACAGCAACAAAGACGGAGGCATGCTCACCAGCCTGTGGGAAATCTATAAAGCGCATCGGGAACTGCATCGCGTGGCACGCGAGTGCAATGTTCATCTGACTATCTTTCATGGGCGCGGCGGAACGGTCGGGCGCGGCGGAGGTCCCACACATCGCGCGGTGGTGGCGCAGCCTGTGGGAGCGTTTAGCGGGCATTTCAAGATTACGGAACAGGGCGAAGTGCTCAACTGGAAGTATGCGGAACCGATTTTAGCTGAGCGCTCTCTCGAGTTAATGGTTGCGGCTTCACTCGAAGCTCTTGTTCGTCCTAATGGTCCCAAAGTGGGAGACGACGCGCAGTGGGAAGCGGCCATGGAGGAGCTTTCGCGCACAGCTTTCGAATTCTATCGCCGGAACATAGCTGAAAATCCGGACGTGATGGTGTATTTCGAGCAGTCCACGCCCATCGGCGAGCTGCAGAACGTGAAGATCGGATCGCGTCCTGCCAAACGCAAACAAACGCGCAGCCTCGAAGATCTGCGCGCGATTCCGTGGGTCTTCGGCTGGATGCAGAGCCGATGCCTGCTGCCTGCATGGTTCGGCGTTGGGCATGCCCTGGAGCAATTCCTGGCCAACCCGGATGGAGCGAACACGCTGCGACGGATGTACAAAGAGTTCCCGCTATTCAGCGACCTGCTCGAAAATTCCGAAATGGGACTCGCCAAGGCCGACTTCAATATCGCACGGCTGTATTCCACACTGGTTAGCGATGAAGAGTTGCGTGCTCGAGTCTTCAACATTTTGGAATCGGAGTTCTTGCGCACAAAGAAGCTGCTGCTCCAGATCACGGACCAACCTTGTTTGCTCCAGAACAACCAGATTTTGGCGCGCTCGATTCGGTTGAGAAATCCGTATGTCGATCCTATGAGCATCCTTCAGGCCGAGCTGTTGCGCCGTAAGCGGGCCGAAGAGAAGAGTGAGGATCTGGATTACGTGCTGGGAGCCACGATCAATGGCATCGCCGCGGGTTTGAGGAATACGGGGTGA
- a CDS encoding NADH-quinone oxidoreductase subunit NuoI, which produces MSIVKHIGAIAKGMAITFKEMFQPTIVENYPDGAGPLRGARFQERFRGLHVLQRDENGLEKCVACFLCAAACPSNCIYIEAAENTAENRISGAERYAAVYNIDYNRCIFCGYCVEACPTDAITHGHGFELATFNATNLVYRKEQLLAPIPGGKLRPVKPEPELEAAH; this is translated from the coding sequence ATGTCGATCGTGAAGCACATCGGAGCTATCGCCAAGGGGATGGCGATTACCTTCAAGGAGATGTTTCAGCCTACGATTGTCGAGAACTATCCCGACGGCGCGGGACCGCTTCGTGGCGCCAGATTTCAGGAACGCTTCCGCGGTCTGCATGTGCTTCAGCGTGACGAGAACGGTCTGGAGAAATGTGTTGCCTGCTTCCTCTGCGCCGCTGCGTGTCCTTCGAACTGCATCTATATCGAAGCCGCCGAGAATACAGCTGAGAACCGCATCAGCGGCGCCGAGCGTTATGCTGCGGTCTATAACATCGATTACAACCGATGCATCTTCTGCGGCTATTGCGTGGAAGCCTGTCCTACCGACGCAATCACCCATGGCCACGGTTTCGAGTTAGCCACTTTCAACGCGACGAATCTCGTTTATCGCAAGGAACAGCTTCTCGCCCCGATTCCTGGAGGTAAGCTTCGCCCAGTGAAACCTGAGCCAGAGCTGGAAGCCGCTCATTAG
- the msrA gene encoding peptide-methionine (S)-S-oxide reductase, protein METATFGAGCFWGVEESFRQIPGVIDTAVGYLGGDMQNPTYQDVCTDETGHAEVVEVTYDPAKVSYDQLLNTFWESHDPTTLNRQGPDIGTQYRSAIFFHSPEQERLARASKEKMQASGRFRRQIVTEITPASTFYRAEEYHQKYLAKRGLSHCHI, encoded by the coding sequence ATGGAAACCGCAACCTTTGGCGCTGGATGCTTTTGGGGAGTTGAAGAAAGTTTCCGGCAAATTCCGGGCGTTATCGACACCGCCGTCGGCTATCTTGGTGGCGACATGCAGAACCCGACGTATCAGGACGTTTGCACCGATGAAACCGGCCACGCCGAAGTGGTTGAGGTGACATACGATCCGGCAAAGGTTAGCTATGACCAGCTGCTGAACACATTTTGGGAATCGCACGATCCCACAACCCTGAATCGTCAAGGGCCCGACATCGGCACGCAATACCGCTCAGCGATCTTCTTTCACTCGCCCGAACAAGAGCGCCTCGCCCGCGCCTCGAAAGAGAAGATGCAAGCCTCAGGTAGGTTCCGTCGCCAAATCGTGACGGAGATTACGCCCGCGTCCACGTTCTATCGCGCTGAGGAGTATCACCAGAAATATCTGGCAAAGCGGGGTTTGAGCCATTGCCACATTTAG
- a CDS encoding SET domain-containing protein-lysine N-methyltransferase, with translation MGLIIRSSDIHAAGCYTTTKIRKGTFVVEYTGPLISPEQADEIYDGRSTTYLFGLRDGKRIIDGHGTAMFINHSCDANCETEEIDGHVWIIAIRDIEAGEELTYDYMLYDGAEDDPAPCFCGSKNCRGTMYSAEDIRRQKRVKRATKE, from the coding sequence ATGGGACTCATCATTCGCTCCTCCGACATTCACGCTGCAGGCTGCTACACGACGACGAAGATCCGCAAGGGAACGTTTGTGGTTGAGTACACCGGTCCACTCATCTCGCCCGAGCAGGCCGACGAAATCTACGATGGACGCTCGACAACGTACTTATTTGGATTGCGAGATGGTAAGCGCATCATCGATGGACACGGCACGGCGATGTTCATCAATCATTCTTGCGATGCCAACTGCGAGACCGAGGAGATCGATGGGCACGTCTGGATCATCGCCATTCGCGACATCGAAGCCGGTGAAGAGCTCACGTACGATTACATGCTCTACGACGGAGCAGAAGATGATCCGGCTCCTTGCTTCTGCGGCTCTAAGAATTGCCGTGGAACCATGTATTCAGCGGAAGATATCCGGCGGCAGAAGCGAGTCAAACGTGCGACGAAGGAGTGA
- a CDS encoding xanthine dehydrogenase family protein molybdopterin-binding subunit has translation MAENTYQWPDASKRKLIGKRINRVDGPAKASGRAKYTYDIVRPNMLYGDSVKCPYAHARVKSIDSSAAEKMPGVKAVHIIHGPNDGAKGEVFWAGTDIVAVAAVDEPTAGDAVRAIKVEYEQLPHFVLNDKEPNLSEAQKGELYKVAQKETVGDPVSAFQQSEVTHEGYYGSPVITHCCLETHGSIAEWTDPDHLFLHISTQNVPGIGEQVAKAIDMPAANVHVHQDHVGGGFGSKLGLDPWGIAAAQLSKKAGGVPVKMMLNRATELETAGCRPSAYARVKVGAKKDGTLLAWESYAWGSGGPTAPGSLAIPYIWKIPNQQKQYVGVVNHIGPSRAWRAPNHPQMCVLTMCALDDLAAKLGMDAFDLVKKNIDLLDPRSKIYSEELDVANDLMQWKSLWHPRGDKTDGPVKRGLGLALHTWGGRGHTSNCDLSIHPDGSVEIKMGTQDIGTGTRTSILTVAADTLGIPMEAISLQIGDNQYPPDSASGGSSTIGGVSSATFRAATDAKRQLLAKVAATLNAQPNELEIVESRVRVASDPNRGLGWKEACSRLGAQTLTVRGTNPGEGDLINSGVGGVQMADVSVDIETGIVKINKMVAVQDCGLVISPKQAESQVLGAMIMGVSYALYEEKVMDQTTGLMLNNSMDNYRLAGIGDVGELVVRLMTGPGYDERGVIGIGEPPTVSPGAAISNAVANAIGVRVPYLPLTPERVLAALEGQSEGGRA, from the coding sequence ATGGCAGAGAACACTTATCAGTGGCCCGATGCGAGCAAGCGCAAGCTGATCGGCAAGCGCATCAACCGCGTCGATGGGCCTGCGAAGGCTTCAGGACGCGCCAAGTACACCTATGACATTGTTCGTCCCAACATGCTGTACGGCGATAGCGTCAAGTGCCCATACGCTCACGCGCGCGTAAAAAGCATCGACAGCTCGGCCGCCGAGAAGATGCCCGGCGTAAAGGCCGTCCACATCATTCATGGCCCAAACGACGGAGCCAAGGGCGAAGTCTTCTGGGCTGGGACAGATATTGTCGCTGTAGCTGCGGTTGACGAGCCGACAGCGGGTGATGCCGTGCGCGCGATCAAAGTCGAGTACGAGCAGCTTCCTCACTTCGTTCTGAACGATAAAGAGCCGAACCTCTCCGAGGCTCAGAAAGGCGAACTTTACAAAGTCGCTCAGAAGGAGACCGTAGGAGACCCCGTTTCGGCATTTCAGCAGTCTGAAGTCACGCACGAGGGCTACTATGGCTCACCTGTGATCACTCACTGCTGCCTGGAAACCCACGGTAGCATCGCAGAGTGGACCGATCCGGATCATCTCTTCCTCCACATTTCCACGCAAAACGTTCCTGGAATTGGCGAACAGGTGGCTAAAGCCATCGACATGCCTGCGGCAAACGTTCACGTGCATCAGGACCATGTGGGTGGTGGATTCGGCAGCAAGCTTGGCCTCGATCCGTGGGGCATTGCCGCAGCGCAGCTCTCGAAAAAGGCAGGCGGTGTTCCGGTAAAGATGATGCTCAACCGAGCAACCGAACTGGAGACTGCGGGTTGCCGCCCATCGGCTTACGCTCGCGTGAAGGTGGGCGCGAAAAAAGACGGAACGCTCCTCGCATGGGAGTCTTACGCGTGGGGATCAGGCGGGCCCACCGCGCCCGGATCACTTGCCATTCCGTATATCTGGAAGATACCGAATCAGCAGAAACAGTACGTTGGCGTGGTAAACCATATCGGACCGTCGCGCGCTTGGCGTGCTCCAAACCATCCGCAGATGTGCGTACTCACCATGTGCGCGCTCGATGATCTTGCCGCGAAGTTAGGAATGGACGCCTTCGACTTGGTGAAGAAGAACATCGACCTGCTGGACCCGCGTTCGAAAATCTATTCTGAAGAGCTCGATGTGGCCAACGACCTCATGCAGTGGAAGTCGCTGTGGCATCCTCGCGGGGATAAGACCGATGGCCCAGTAAAACGCGGCCTTGGGCTCGCACTGCACACCTGGGGCGGACGCGGACATACCAGCAACTGCGATCTTTCAATCCATCCCGATGGATCAGTCGAAATCAAAATGGGAACACAGGATATCGGCACCGGAACCAGAACTTCAATACTGACGGTTGCCGCCGATACCCTCGGCATCCCTATGGAGGCAATCAGTCTTCAGATCGGCGACAACCAATATCCGCCCGACAGCGCCTCCGGCGGCAGCAGCACCATTGGCGGAGTCAGTTCGGCCACGTTCCGCGCTGCTACGGACGCAAAGAGGCAACTCCTTGCGAAAGTTGCTGCCACTCTGAATGCGCAGCCGAATGAGTTAGAGATCGTTGAGAGCCGGGTGCGCGTTGCCAGTGATCCAAACCGCGGCCTTGGCTGGAAGGAAGCCTGTTCCAGACTCGGGGCGCAGACGCTCACAGTACGCGGCACGAATCCGGGAGAAGGCGACCTGATCAACAGCGGAGTGGGGGGCGTGCAGATGGCCGACGTGTCGGTCGACATTGAAACCGGCATCGTGAAAATCAACAAGATGGTTGCCGTCCAGGACTGCGGTCTTGTGATCAGCCCCAAACAGGCCGAAAGCCAAGTTTTGGGCGCTATGATCATGGGCGTGAGTTACGCGCTGTACGAAGAGAAAGTGATGGATCAGACGACCGGACTGATGCTGAACAACAGTATGGATAATTATCGCCTCGCAGGAATCGGCGATGTTGGCGAACTGGTGGTACGCCTGATGACTGGTCCCGGTTACGACGAAAGGGGAGTGATCGGAATTGGCGAGCCACCGACGGTCTCGCCAGGTGCGGCGATCTCGAATGCCGTAGCCAATGCTATTGGCGTGCGAGTTCCCTACTTGCCGCTTACTCCGGAGCGCGTCCTGGCAGCGCTTGAGGGCCAGTCGGAAGGAGGCCGCGCATGA
- a CDS encoding DUF3309 domain-containing protein has protein sequence MILILLVILLVLALGTAPVYPYSRGWGYYPSGTLGTILLIILILYLLHYV, from the coding sequence ATGATTCTGATTCTTCTCGTAATTCTGCTGGTGCTGGCTCTGGGAACAGCTCCGGTTTACCCGTACAGCCGGGGATGGGGCTACTACCCAAGCGGCACGCTCGGAACGATTCTGCTAATCATTCTGATCCTGTACTTACTCCACTACGTTTAA
- a CDS encoding molybdopterin dehydrogenase, whose product MRAFEYTSPKQKQQAVGLLGQQWNDAEVLAGGSDLLALMKDDIVHPKRLVNVKDVQELRGLSFTPSRGLRIGSLMTLFEISEDAQVKEHYPILAQAAGDAASPQIRNVATIGGNMCQRPRCWWFRNGFGLLAMGPNGKSLVVAGDNRHHAVLGNEGPAYFVSPSSVAPALIAYNARIRLFGPKGPREIPLEKFFVIPKSENEREHDLRPNEIVTDLIVPAQPSGAKASHYEVRQKAAFDWPYATASVVLDMNGGTVRSARVVMSHVAPIPWVSNEAAQAVAGKTISEQTADAAGAAALANAKSLGRNKHKIQLARVAVKRALLQAAKGGQA is encoded by the coding sequence ATGAGAGCCTTCGAATACACCAGTCCCAAACAGAAACAGCAGGCCGTTGGTCTTCTCGGACAGCAATGGAACGATGCTGAGGTTCTTGCCGGCGGAAGCGATCTGCTTGCTTTGATGAAGGACGACATCGTCCATCCCAAGCGACTGGTGAACGTGAAGGATGTCCAGGAACTGCGGGGCCTCAGCTTCACTCCATCGCGAGGTTTGCGCATCGGTTCCCTCATGACATTGTTCGAAATCTCCGAGGACGCGCAAGTGAAAGAACATTACCCCATATTGGCGCAAGCTGCCGGAGATGCAGCCAGTCCGCAGATTCGCAATGTGGCCACCATCGGTGGAAACATGTGCCAGCGTCCACGATGCTGGTGGTTCCGAAATGGATTCGGACTGCTTGCGATGGGTCCGAATGGAAAGTCGCTCGTGGTTGCTGGCGACAATCGTCATCACGCGGTTCTTGGGAATGAGGGACCGGCTTACTTTGTGAGCCCGTCCAGCGTTGCTCCCGCATTAATCGCTTATAACGCACGCATTCGTCTCTTTGGCCCAAAGGGACCTCGCGAGATCCCTCTCGAGAAGTTCTTCGTCATCCCGAAGAGCGAAAATGAGCGCGAGCATGATCTACGGCCCAATGAAATCGTCACCGACTTGATCGTTCCCGCCCAGCCCTCCGGAGCGAAGGCCTCTCACTATGAAGTGCGGCAAAAGGCAGCTTTCGATTGGCCGTATGCCACTGCGTCAGTAGTGCTGGACATGAACGGCGGCACAGTTCGTTCCGCGCGCGTAGTCATGAGTCACGTTGCGCCCATTCCCTGGGTTTCGAATGAAGCCGCGCAGGCGGTTGCTGGAAAGACGATTTCGGAACAGACCGCAGACGCAGCGGGAGCTGCTGCCCTGGCGAATGCTAAAAGTTTGGGCCGAAATAAGCACAAGATCCAGCTGGCGCGAGTAGCCGTAAAACGAGCTCTGCTTCAGGCTGCCAAAGGAGGACAGGCATGA
- a CDS encoding DUF3052 domain-containing protein — MKTAGYSGTPLFKKLGIKPGQKAWFAGNPSGYEEELRNIGDFHRAPKLSKGLDFLHFFTSSRKALDTELPKLRAAMNTNGMLWISWPKKAAGVATDLDENIVREMGLKAGLVDVKVCAVDQTWSGLKFVFRLKDR, encoded by the coding sequence ATGAAGACCGCCGGTTACTCAGGCACTCCGCTATTCAAGAAGCTGGGCATTAAACCAGGACAGAAAGCGTGGTTTGCCGGAAATCCATCCGGCTACGAAGAAGAACTCCGGAACATCGGGGACTTTCATCGAGCGCCGAAGCTCAGCAAAGGACTGGACTTCCTGCACTTTTTCACGTCAAGCCGAAAAGCATTGGACACGGAACTGCCCAAGCTGCGCGCCGCAATGAATACCAACGGCATGCTCTGGATCTCCTGGCCCAAGAAAGCTGCCGGCGTTGCCACGGATTTGGATGAGAATATCGTTCGCGAGATGGGCCTCAAAGCCGGACTCGTGGATGTGAAGGTTTGCGCAGTAGACCAGACATGGTCAGGGCTGAAATTCGTGTTTCGGTTAAAGGACAGGTGA
- a CDS encoding molybdenum-pterin-binding protein: MKLYTPRDAAQVLGISYPAIKQWIYRGKLKTVLTPGGHHRVPESELDKYLASIRKHGAVPKRRQTFRKISGRNQLIGRIMDLKIDGLLAQVTLGIGDQKITSIITADAAREMRLAKGMVAVALVKSTEVMIVLPD, encoded by the coding sequence ATGAAACTCTATACCCCGCGTGACGCCGCCCAAGTACTTGGCATCAGCTATCCTGCGATAAAACAGTGGATTTATCGAGGCAAGCTGAAGACAGTGCTCACTCCTGGCGGGCATCATCGCGTGCCCGAATCGGAACTGGACAAGTATCTTGCTTCGATTCGCAAGCACGGCGCAGTCCCCAAACGTCGCCAGACCTTTCGCAAAATCAGCGGCCGAAACCAGCTCATCGGAAGAATCATGGATCTCAAGATCGACGGACTTCTTGCTCAGGTGACGCTAGGCATCGGCGACCAGAAGATTACTTCCATCATCACTGCCGATGCTGCCCGGGAGATGCGCCTTGCCAAGGGCATGGTCGCCGTGGCATTGGTGAAATCGACCGAAGTAATGATTGTGCTGCCCGATTGA
- a CDS encoding acyl-CoA dehydrogenase, protein MPQVLIETAARPAPLTNFTEDEVLFRDNVRQFAEEKLRPLVREMDEKQVFDHGLIEQFFQLGLMGIEIPEQYGGGAGGFFEAIVAVEEISRVDPSAGVLVDVQNTLVNNALLRWGNEEQKHRYLPRMSADTVGAYALSEAGSGSDAFAMQTRAELRGNEYVINGRKLWITNGKEAGVFVLFANLDPSAGYRGITAFIVEREFPGFSVGRKEDKLGIRASSTCELIMEDLRVPKGNVLGEVGKGYKIAIGTLNEGRIGIGAQMLGLAQGAWEAAAKYSQERKQFGKPISDFQGIQFQLAQMATDIQAARLMVYNAARMKDAGQNFVKEAAMTKLFTSQVAERVSSLAVEIYGGNGFVKEYPVEKYFRDSKIGKIYEGTSNMQLQTIAKLVLSK, encoded by the coding sequence ATGCCTCAAGTACTCATCGAAACCGCCGCACGACCAGCGCCGCTCACGAATTTTACCGAGGATGAAGTCCTGTTTCGGGACAACGTGCGCCAATTCGCCGAAGAGAAACTGCGCCCGCTAGTACGCGAGATGGATGAGAAACAGGTTTTCGATCACGGATTGATCGAGCAATTTTTCCAGCTTGGACTGATGGGCATTGAAATTCCCGAGCAATATGGGGGCGGCGCAGGCGGTTTTTTCGAAGCTATCGTTGCGGTCGAAGAGATCTCGCGCGTTGATCCGTCGGCGGGAGTGCTCGTGGATGTGCAGAATACGTTGGTGAACAACGCCCTGTTGCGCTGGGGGAATGAGGAGCAGAAGCACCGGTATTTGCCGCGCATGTCAGCTGACACTGTTGGCGCGTACGCGTTGAGCGAGGCTGGTTCTGGTTCGGATGCATTCGCGATGCAAACGCGTGCTGAGTTGCGCGGTAACGAATACGTCATTAACGGCCGCAAACTTTGGATCACGAACGGCAAGGAAGCCGGCGTCTTTGTATTGTTCGCGAATCTCGATCCTTCAGCGGGATATCGAGGAATCACCGCGTTCATTGTAGAAAGAGAATTTCCAGGTTTCTCCGTCGGCAGGAAGGAGGACAAGCTGGGCATTCGCGCCTCCAGCACCTGCGAGCTGATTATGGAGGACCTGCGCGTTCCAAAAGGGAATGTCCTCGGCGAAGTTGGTAAAGGTTACAAGATCGCGATCGGGACCTTGAACGAGGGGCGCATTGGTATCGGCGCGCAGATGCTGGGACTCGCCCAAGGAGCGTGGGAAGCCGCCGCAAAGTACTCGCAGGAGCGAAAGCAATTCGGCAAGCCCATTTCGGACTTCCAGGGAATTCAGTTTCAACTGGCGCAGATGGCGACCGACATTCAGGCCGCGAGATTGATGGTTTATAACGCAGCGCGCATGAAAGATGCTGGACAGAACTTCGTGAAAGAAGCTGCGATGACGAAGCTGTTCACTTCGCAGGTCGCCGAACGCGTGAGTTCGCTGGCGGTCGAGATCTACGGCGGTAACGGATTCGTCAAAGAGTATCCGGTGGAGAAATACTTTCGCGACTCGAAGATTGGCAAAATCTACGAGGGCACGTCGAATATGCAGCTCCAGACGATTGCCAAGCTAGTGCTCTCAAAGTGA